One segment of Pirellulales bacterium DNA contains the following:
- a CDS encoding TolC family protein, producing MPPVLPRLWPQSPPQLPTGELPAPQPPPLFEQEVIDAVLYQYPLLAAIEQERAIAAGEQLASWGGFDLQIAGHALAAPLGYYKNYRYNLGLEQPLWNGTKLFGGYQLGRGDIQPWYFERKTNEGGEFRAGLDAPLLRDRPIDYRRVAVRQAEIARSLAEPGIRKERLTYVKESAKSYWAWFNAGRRYEIARDLLDLALERQQALERSAAAGAIPQLAVTENLRLIATRRGLLVGAERKFQQAAIAVSLYYRDGVGQPVLPPAVRLPAQFPPLAPLHPRRVEADIQIARARRPELQYLGLQRNSAMVDLAQARNLLQPGVDAVLYASQDVGYRADDRNDKGPFELETGVTVDVPLQRRYAEGKVRAYQAKIAQLSMKQRYAEDAIVAEVRDISSAIAASFEQVQRAQDAVRYNSRLEELERKSFDQGLSSLFQVNLREQATAETRVLEMDLTAEYFKAVAEYRAALGVDSMPAIAVPAATPGPAAPPGPIERVAPPPPGK from the coding sequence TTGCCGCCCGTGTTGCCGCGGCTTTGGCCGCAGAGCCCGCCGCAGTTGCCAACGGGCGAACTTCCTGCGCCGCAACCGCCGCCATTGTTCGAGCAGGAAGTGATCGACGCAGTCCTGTATCAGTATCCGCTGCTCGCGGCGATCGAACAGGAACGAGCCATTGCGGCGGGCGAGCAGCTCGCATCTTGGGGAGGCTTCGACCTACAGATCGCCGGCCATGCCTTGGCGGCGCCCTTGGGATATTACAAGAACTATCGTTACAACCTTGGGCTCGAGCAGCCGCTGTGGAACGGCACCAAGCTGTTCGGCGGCTATCAGCTTGGCCGCGGCGATATCCAGCCCTGGTACTTCGAGCGCAAGACCAACGAAGGAGGCGAGTTTCGGGCTGGCCTCGACGCACCGCTGCTGCGCGACCGGCCGATCGACTATCGCCGCGTTGCCGTGCGTCAGGCCGAGATCGCGCGCAGCCTGGCCGAACCAGGGATCCGCAAGGAACGCCTGACCTACGTCAAAGAGTCGGCCAAGTCGTATTGGGCGTGGTTCAACGCCGGCCGTCGCTACGAGATTGCCCGCGACTTGCTCGATTTGGCGCTGGAGCGGCAGCAGGCCCTGGAACGCAGCGCGGCGGCCGGAGCGATTCCCCAACTGGCGGTCACTGAGAATCTCCGGTTGATCGCGACCCGCCGCGGTTTGCTCGTGGGTGCTGAGCGCAAATTCCAACAAGCGGCCATCGCGGTGTCGCTTTACTATCGCGATGGCGTCGGCCAGCCGGTGCTGCCGCCGGCGGTGCGATTACCGGCCCAGTTTCCTCCGCTGGCGCCCTTGCATCCGCGGCGGGTCGAAGCAGATATCCAAATCGCCCGCGCGCGGCGGCCCGAGTTGCAATATCTCGGCCTGCAGCGGAACAGTGCCATGGTCGACCTGGCCCAGGCCCGAAACCTGTTGCAGCCAGGCGTCGATGCGGTGCTGTATGCCTCGCAAGACGTGGGCTATCGCGCCGACGATCGAAATGACAAAGGGCCCTTCGAACTCGAGACGGGGGTGACCGTCGACGTGCCGCTGCAGCGCCGCTATGCCGAAGGCAAGGTGCGCGCGTACCAGGCCAAGATCGCCCAGTTGTCGATGAAGCAACGTTACGCGGAAGACGCCATCGTGGCCGAAGTCCGCGACATCTCCAGCGCCATCGCGGCCAGCTTCGAGCAAGTGCAACGCGCCCAAGACGCGGTGCGGTACAACAGCCGCCTCGAAGAGCTCGAACGCAAGAGCTTTGACCAGGGCCTCAGCAGCCTGTTCCAAGTGAATCTGCGCGAGCAGGCCACGGCCGAGACTCGGGTGCTCGAAATGGACCTGACGGCCGAGTACTTCAAGGCCGTGGCCGAGTATCGCGCGGCGCTGGGCGTCGACTCGATGCCGGCCATCGCCGTGCCGGCGGCAACACCTGGTCCGGCCGCGCCGCCCGGGCCCATCGAACGCGTTGCACCGCCGCCGCCTGGAAAGTAG
- a CDS encoding SDR family NAD(P)-dependent oxidoreductase: MRSLRAKRVLITGAAQGIGRETALRFAREGAALVLVDLQSETLGNTVDELRQAGTVTHGYQLDVTDFDAIELLRQQIAAEVGTIDVLVNNAGTVYGGPFLDVPWAKHLQTYRVNTLGLVAMSHAFLPQLIAQPESHLVNIASACGLVGLPFGSTYASSKWSVIGFSESLRLELKKQGHRHVGVTSVCPSVVNTALFRGTTPPKTTRVLQPAYLADRIVRAVLANRAFVMEPALVRLSPLLRGLLPLRVFDWLSEVFGTTTAMATWAGSTKSELQHPATNAPRELEASRK; encoded by the coding sequence ATGCGTAGCTTGCGCGCCAAGCGGGTGTTGATTACCGGGGCTGCCCAGGGCATCGGACGTGAGACGGCCTTGCGCTTCGCGCGCGAGGGGGCCGCGCTAGTGCTCGTCGATTTGCAGTCGGAAACCTTGGGCAACACCGTGGATGAGCTGCGGCAAGCCGGCACGGTGACACATGGCTACCAGCTCGACGTCACCGACTTCGACGCCATTGAGCTGCTACGGCAACAGATCGCTGCCGAGGTCGGCACGATCGACGTGCTGGTCAACAACGCGGGAACCGTTTACGGTGGGCCCTTTCTCGACGTGCCGTGGGCGAAACACTTGCAAACCTACCGCGTAAACACGCTGGGGCTGGTGGCGATGAGCCACGCGTTCTTGCCCCAGTTGATCGCCCAGCCCGAGTCGCATCTGGTGAACATCGCCAGCGCCTGCGGCCTGGTCGGGCTGCCCTTTGGCTCGACGTATGCGTCGAGCAAATGGTCGGTGATCGGATTCTCTGAATCGTTGCGGCTCGAGCTGAAGAAACAGGGGCACCGCCACGTGGGCGTGACCAGCGTTTGTCCGAGCGTGGTCAACACGGCCCTGTTTCGCGGCACGACTCCGCCCAAGACGACGCGCGTCTTGCAGCCCGCCTACCTGGCCGATCGAATCGTGCGGGCGGTGCTGGCGAATCGGGCGTTCGTCATGGAGCCGGCCCTGGTGCGATTGTCGCCGCTGCTGCGCGGCTTGTTGCCGTTACGCGTGTTCGATTGGCTCTCGGAGGTCTTCGGCACGACCACGGCCATGGCCACCTGGGCCGGTTCGACCAAGAGCGAGCTGCAGCACCCCGCGACAAACGCACCGCGCGAGTTGGAAGCCAGCCGCAAGTGA
- a CDS encoding DUF1571 domain-containing protein, which yields MSVVQTANYRYLHRPGLRKSGCALAVLGLCLTAAAATAQVPDDLAEQAEAQPAWPRPRPTAVSIATAPSPDILRAHPIFPLLETAHKAAEQSQWNCDYTCTLVIRERIAGQLSDFQYAELKVRQAPRSFYLRMLSPDDRAPELLFVTGRNEDMLWARCGRWPRLPDTTISLALDSPLLRQGHLRPLTELTMADLLSRSIRQLESDAHFGECEARIYHGAKVDGQSCTCLQVTHPVPRRNFTYHLSRLYLDDASSLAVRFEGYTWPELPGGDPVLSEEYTFTRIKLNASLGERDFDPQNPAYGFDRP from the coding sequence ATGTCGGTGGTCCAGACCGCTAACTACCGGTACTTACATCGCCCGGGTTTGCGCAAGTCTGGCTGCGCATTGGCCGTGCTCGGATTATGCCTCACCGCGGCGGCGGCCACGGCCCAGGTTCCCGACGATCTCGCGGAACAGGCCGAGGCACAGCCTGCCTGGCCCCGGCCGCGTCCGACGGCTGTCTCGATTGCCACCGCACCGTCGCCCGACATCCTGCGGGCACATCCGATTTTTCCGCTGCTCGAGACCGCTCACAAGGCCGCCGAACAGTCGCAATGGAACTGCGACTACACCTGCACGCTGGTCATTCGCGAGCGCATCGCCGGCCAGCTCAGCGACTTTCAATATGCCGAACTGAAAGTGCGGCAGGCCCCGCGCAGCTTCTACCTGCGGATGCTTTCTCCCGACGACCGCGCGCCGGAATTGCTGTTCGTAACGGGCCGCAACGAGGACATGCTCTGGGCGCGCTGCGGACGTTGGCCGCGGCTCCCCGACACCACGATTTCTCTGGCGCTCGATAGCCCCCTGCTCCGCCAGGGACATCTCCGCCCTCTGACCGAGTTGACGATGGCCGATCTACTCTCGCGATCGATCCGCCAACTGGAGTCGGACGCGCACTTCGGCGAATGCGAGGCGCGGATCTATCACGGCGCGAAGGTCGATGGGCAATCGTGCACCTGCCTGCAGGTCACGCACCCGGTGCCGCGACGCAATTTCACCTATCACCTTTCGCGTCTGTACCTCGACGACGCCAGTTCGCTGGCGGTTCGCTTCGAAGGATATACCTGGCCCGAGTTGCCCGGCGGCGATCCGGTGCTCAGCGAGGAATACACCTTCACGCGGATCAAGCTGAACGCCAGCCTCGGCGAGCGCGATTTCGATCCGCAGAACCCGGCCTACGGCTTCGATCGGCCCTAA
- a CDS encoding fatty acid desaturase: MATDVSARIDAAGHDDDGNRAIRLNKESGPHRTTSGEFSIAEARTIVKDLFEPNPLIYWTDLIVSLAVGVACFLGSRQFPLFHPVQILLYVATCIAYYRAALFTHELVHLRHGKFRGFRIAWNLLVGIPFFMPSFLYHIHMLHHVRKHYGTDMDGEYIPFAHRPVRRMVRYLAESFIIPALGIARFMVLSPLTWVSPTLRRWVYQHASSMIIDPTFIRPLPTTQEQRIWKLQEVACFLFGLQVAFLIATGLLPWHFLAHAYLVAVGIILLNAVRTLAAHRYLLDGKTQVTFVEQLLDSLNFPRWPAVNVLWAPVGLRFHALHHLFPSMPYHALGTANARLLEQLPADSPYRRTQSESLWGSLKELCQTAYRRHGF; the protein is encoded by the coding sequence ATGGCGACTGACGTTTCTGCACGAATTGATGCTGCTGGCCACGATGACGACGGGAACCGGGCAATCCGGCTGAACAAGGAGTCGGGGCCGCATCGGACCACCAGCGGCGAGTTCTCGATTGCCGAGGCGCGCACGATCGTCAAAGACCTGTTTGAGCCCAACCCGCTGATCTATTGGACGGATCTGATCGTATCGCTCGCGGTAGGCGTCGCCTGTTTTCTCGGCTCACGGCAGTTCCCGCTGTTCCACCCAGTACAGATCCTGCTGTACGTCGCGACTTGCATCGCCTATTACCGCGCGGCCTTGTTCACCCATGAATTGGTGCACCTGCGCCATGGCAAGTTCCGCGGGTTCCGGATCGCCTGGAACCTGCTAGTCGGCATTCCCTTTTTCATGCCGTCGTTTCTGTATCACATTCACATGCTGCACCATGTGCGCAAGCACTACGGCACCGACATGGACGGCGAGTACATTCCGTTCGCTCATCGGCCGGTGCGGCGCATGGTGCGCTATCTGGCGGAGAGCTTTATCATTCCGGCGCTGGGGATCGCCCGATTCATGGTGCTGTCGCCGCTGACCTGGGTGAGCCCGACCTTGCGCCGCTGGGTTTACCAGCACGCCTCGTCGATGATCATCGACCCGACGTTCATTCGCCCGCTGCCGACGACGCAAGAACAACGCATCTGGAAGCTCCAGGAAGTGGCCTGCTTCTTGTTCGGGCTGCAAGTCGCGTTCCTGATCGCCACGGGCTTGCTTCCCTGGCACTTCCTGGCCCACGCTTACCTGGTCGCTGTCGGCATCATTCTGCTCAACGCGGTACGCACGCTGGCGGCCCATCGCTATCTGCTCGACGGCAAGACGCAGGTCACCTTTGTCGAGCAATTGCTCGACTCGCTCAATTTCCCGCGCTGGCCGGCCGTGAACGTGCTGTGGGCTCCCGTGGGGCTGCGCTTCCACGCCTTGCACCACTTGTTCCCGTCGATGCCGTACCACGCGTTGGGCACGGCCAACGCGCGGTTGCTGGAGCAATTGCCGGCCGATTCGCCTTACCGGCGGACGCAGTCCGAGAGCCTCTGGGGCTCGCTCAAGGAACTCTGCCAAACGGCCTACCGCCGGCACGGGTTCTAA
- a CDS encoding GNAT family N-acetyltransferase: MPVVVSPVRTRQDRRLFLELAWSLYHYDPCWVPPIREQIKELVGFRHHPFDEIGEVQPFLARRDGQVVGRIVAIVNRKHNEVHGERRGFFGFFEAIDDQQVADALFDAASRWLADRGLFQVRGPLNPSINYEVGLLVAGFDSPPTFMMTYNPPYYARLIEGAGFRKTHDVYAYQGLVAQLPEVQARLGGMAENVLEHLGAIIRPMNRSRFQQEVEMFLDLYNRSFVQMWGAVPMTPGEVRHSATGLKHLLVPEMAMLAEIDGRPAGCVFGLPDYNPAIRRADGRLFPDGIFRMLAVKRHPKRIRVLSINVVPEYQRWGLGLALMASLVPAALRYGVQEAEFSWVSETNLLARQGLEKGGATIAKTYRVYDLDR; the protein is encoded by the coding sequence ATGCCTGTCGTCGTCTCCCCGGTTCGCACCCGCCAAGACCGCCGCCTGTTTCTCGAGCTGGCGTGGTCGCTCTACCACTACGATCCTTGTTGGGTGCCGCCGATTCGCGAGCAGATCAAGGAGCTCGTCGGCTTCCGGCATCATCCATTCGACGAGATTGGCGAGGTCCAGCCCTTTCTGGCCCGCCGCGACGGGCAGGTTGTCGGCCGGATCGTGGCCATCGTCAACCGCAAACACAACGAGGTGCACGGCGAGCGCCGCGGCTTTTTCGGGTTTTTCGAAGCGATCGATGACCAGCAAGTCGCCGACGCGCTGTTCGACGCGGCCTCGCGCTGGCTGGCCGACCGCGGGCTGTTCCAGGTCCGCGGGCCACTTAACCCCTCGATCAACTACGAAGTCGGCCTGCTGGTCGCAGGCTTCGACAGCCCGCCGACTTTCATGATGACCTACAACCCGCCGTATTACGCGCGGCTCATCGAGGGTGCCGGCTTTCGCAAGACGCACGACGTATATGCCTATCAAGGCCTGGTCGCCCAGTTGCCCGAAGTCCAAGCGCGCCTGGGGGGCATGGCCGAAAACGTGCTCGAGCACCTGGGCGCCATCATCCGTCCCATGAACCGGTCGCGGTTCCAGCAAGAGGTCGAAATGTTTCTCGATCTCTACAACCGCTCGTTCGTGCAGATGTGGGGTGCCGTGCCGATGACTCCCGGTGAGGTACGTCACAGCGCTACCGGGCTCAAGCATCTGCTCGTGCCTGAGATGGCCATGCTGGCCGAGATCGATGGCCGACCGGCGGGCTGCGTGTTCGGGTTGCCCGATTACAACCCTGCGATTCGCCGCGCCGATGGCCGGCTGTTCCCCGACGGCATCTTTCGTATGCTGGCCGTCAAGCGCCACCCGAAGCGCATCCGCGTGCTGAGCATCAACGTGGTGCCCGAGTATCAACGCTGGGGCCTGGGCCTGGCGCTGATGGCCAGCCTGGTGCCGGCGGCGCTGCGCTACGGCGTCCAGGAAGCCGAGTTCTCCTGGGTCTCCGAGACCAACCTGCTCGCGCGTCAGGGCCTCGAAAAAGGCGGCGCAACCATCGCCAAGACCTACCGCGTCTACGACCTCGATCGGTAA
- a CDS encoding aminotransferase class I/II-fold pyridoxal phosphate-dependent enzyme: MATSDISSSRQFTFRTGPVSANHAEEFPQVAEDADVVIDSETALVDFIRRREQGIDFRVAATAFHAGVAVYEEKGHHLYRRQLLGPSDANSRVHYPRESFDREMIILASNNYLGLTTHPRVIEAARDAATRYGTGSGSSPLLVGTFPVTGQLENKLAAFKGVEEVCLFSTGYAANVGVISCVASKHDLIVVDRLAHASIVDGAKLSGAKLRTFKHNDADHLDRVLRRTNDVNLKLVCVEGIYSMDGDIGPIDKIMEVCRRHNAMLLVDEAHSTGVLGPQGRGAVAHFGLDHEPDLLIVGTLSKALGACGGFVGGKAEYVNHLRYFARSGMFSTAQSPMVTAAANAAVDVIMAEPQLRERLWENVRFLHGELKRLGFVIGECASPIIPVILGSMTALRQMTLELHSHNVCVNSVPFPAVPHGSERLRVSLTANHTIEQLEQALEIIQTAARHAGVL, encoded by the coding sequence ATGGCAACGAGCGATATCAGCTCCAGTCGGCAGTTTACATTTCGTACGGGGCCAGTCTCGGCGAATCACGCGGAAGAGTTTCCGCAGGTCGCCGAAGACGCCGATGTGGTGATCGATTCCGAAACCGCACTGGTGGATTTTATTCGCCGGCGCGAGCAAGGAATTGACTTCCGCGTGGCGGCGACGGCTTTCCACGCCGGCGTAGCCGTTTACGAGGAGAAGGGTCACCACCTTTACCGCCGCCAATTGCTGGGCCCCAGCGACGCGAATTCGCGCGTGCACTATCCGCGCGAATCCTTCGACCGGGAAATGATCATCCTGGCGTCGAACAACTATCTGGGCCTGACCACCCACCCGCGGGTGATCGAAGCTGCTCGCGATGCCGCGACGCGCTACGGGACCGGCTCGGGCAGCTCACCCTTGTTGGTGGGCACGTTCCCCGTGACGGGGCAACTGGAAAACAAGCTGGCCGCTTTCAAGGGAGTGGAAGAGGTCTGCCTGTTCTCGACGGGCTACGCGGCAAACGTCGGCGTGATTTCGTGCGTGGCCTCGAAGCACGATTTGATCGTGGTCGACCGGCTAGCTCATGCGAGCATCGTCGACGGCGCCAAACTCTCCGGCGCGAAGCTGCGGACCTTCAAGCACAACGACGCCGATCATCTCGATCGCGTTTTGCGGCGCACCAACGACGTCAACCTCAAGCTGGTGTGCGTCGAAGGCATCTACAGCATGGATGGCGATATCGGCCCCATCGACAAGATCATGGAGGTCTGCCGCCGTCACAACGCGATGCTGCTGGTCGACGAGGCCCATTCGACGGGCGTCCTCGGACCGCAGGGTCGCGGTGCCGTGGCCCACTTCGGACTCGACCATGAGCCCGACCTGTTGATCGTCGGCACGCTGAGCAAGGCGCTGGGTGCCTGTGGCGGCTTCGTCGGCGGCAAGGCTGAATACGTCAACCACCTGCGCTACTTTGCCCGCAGCGGGATGTTTTCGACGGCGCAAAGCCCGATGGTCACCGCCGCCGCGAACGCCGCGGTCGACGTGATCATGGCCGAACCACAACTGCGCGAGCGGTTGTGGGAAAACGTGCGGTTTTTGCACGGCGAGCTGAAGCGACTCGGTTTCGTGATCGGCGAATGTGCCAGCCCGATCATCCCGGTGATCCTGGGCTCGATGACCGCGCTGCGCCAGATGACGCTCGAACTGCACAGCCACAACGTGTGCGTTAACTCGGTGCCGTTCCCGGCGGTGCCGCACGGCAGCGAGCGGTTGCGCGTCAGCCTGACCGCGAACCACACGATCGAGCAGCTCGAACAGGCGCTGGAGATCATCCAAACGGCCGCGCGGCACGCCGGTGTGCTGTAA
- a CDS encoding NAD-dependent epimerase/dehydratase family protein yields MPSALVTGASGFIGNHLVRLLQSRGYDVTCLLRNAAKRTIPGLEVRTIEGDITDAQSLPAAVSNADVVFHVAGAVKARGFAEFLRVNAHGTKNLAAACADRAAPPVFVLVSSVSVVGPSPDDEPLSESAPCRPVSQYSRSKREGERVITRYAGRLPVSVVRPGLVFGEGDSNMFKMLAPVARWRLHGVPTRSNRRLSFVHVSDVVDVIWRAAERGQRIRDDSEVDPTGWYFATADEMPTYAEFGQMAAQALGYGWVLTPRVPEAIVWTGAAVIEGATRLAGQSTIMGLDKMRDSAAGSWLFSNAAAKRDLDYRPQAPLVERLRQTYAWYRQQGWL; encoded by the coding sequence ATGCCCTCTGCACTTGTGACGGGCGCCAGCGGATTCATTGGGAATCACCTGGTAAGGCTCCTGCAGTCAAGGGGTTACGATGTAACCTGCCTACTTCGAAACGCCGCGAAACGGACGATTCCCGGTCTCGAGGTGCGTACGATTGAAGGCGACATAACGGACGCGCAAAGCCTGCCGGCGGCGGTTTCAAACGCCGACGTGGTGTTTCATGTCGCCGGGGCGGTCAAGGCTCGGGGCTTCGCCGAGTTCCTGCGCGTCAATGCCCACGGTACGAAGAACCTGGCCGCCGCGTGCGCGGACCGTGCGGCCCCTCCGGTGTTCGTCCTCGTCTCCTCGGTGAGCGTGGTTGGGCCCAGCCCGGACGATGAACCCCTGTCCGAATCGGCCCCCTGCCGGCCCGTCTCGCAGTACAGCCGGAGCAAACGCGAAGGCGAACGGGTGATCACGCGGTACGCCGGCCGGTTGCCGGTTTCCGTGGTGCGGCCCGGGCTGGTGTTTGGCGAGGGGGATTCCAACATGTTCAAGATGCTTGCCCCGGTCGCCCGGTGGCGGCTGCACGGCGTACCCACCCGGAGCAACAGGCGGCTGTCGTTTGTGCATGTGTCGGACGTGGTCGACGTCATTTGGCGGGCGGCCGAACGCGGACAACGCATCCGCGACGACTCCGAGGTTGATCCCACCGGGTGGTACTTCGCCACGGCGGACGAAATGCCCACCTATGCCGAATTCGGGCAAATGGCCGCACAAGCCTTGGGCTATGGCTGGGTGCTGACCCCCCGGGTCCCCGAGGCGATCGTCTGGACGGGGGCCGCGGTGATCGAGGGCGCAACGCGGCTGGCCGGACAATCGACGATCATGGGGCTCGACAAGATGCGCGACTCGGCGGCCGGTTCCTGGCTGTTCTCGAATGCCGCCGCCAAGCGCGATCTGGACTATCGCCCGCAGGCTCCGCTCGTCGAGCGCCTGCGGCAGACCTACGCGTGGTACCGGCAGCAAGGCTGGCTGTAA